In one Pseudomonas sp. Bout1 genomic region, the following are encoded:
- the ahpF gene encoding alkyl hydroperoxide reductase subunit F, whose product MLDANLKAQLKSYLERVTQPIEIVASLDDGAKSQEMLALLQDVASLSTLITLKSDGDDARKPSFSINRPGADISLRFAGIPMGHEFTSLVLALLQVGGHPSKASVEVIEQIRALKGEFSFETYFSLSCQNCPDVVQALNLMAVLNPNVHHVAIDGALFQAEVDDRQVMAVPSVYLNGVNFGQGRMGLEEILAKLDTSGIEKQAEKISAKDAFDVLVVGGGPAGAAAAIYAARKGIRTGVAAERFGGQVLDTMAIENFISVQETEGPKLARALEEHVKQYDVDIMNLQRATALIPAKNAGELHEIRFESGATLKSKTVILATGARWREMGVPGEQEYKAKGVCFCPHCDGPLFKGKRVAVIGGGNSGVEAAIDLAGIVSHVTLLEFDSKLRADAVLQRKLYSLPNVDVITSALTSEVKGDGQKVTGLAYKDRDSGEFKTVDLEGIFVQIGLLPNTDWLKGTIELSPRGEIIVDARGETSLPGIFAAGDVTTVPYKQIVIAVGEGAKASLSAFDHLIRS is encoded by the coding sequence ATGTTGGACGCCAATCTTAAAGCTCAGTTGAAGTCATACCTGGAACGGGTCACCCAGCCGATCGAGATCGTCGCCTCCCTCGACGACGGTGCGAAATCCCAGGAAATGCTTGCCTTGTTGCAGGATGTAGCCAGCCTTTCAACGCTGATTACCCTGAAAAGCGATGGCGATGATGCGCGCAAGCCATCGTTCTCCATCAACCGCCCGGGTGCCGATATCAGCCTGCGTTTCGCCGGCATCCCGATGGGCCATGAATTCACTTCGTTGGTGTTGGCACTGCTGCAAGTTGGCGGCCACCCCTCGAAGGCCAGTGTCGAAGTGATTGAACAGATCCGGGCCCTTAAAGGCGAGTTCAGCTTCGAGACTTACTTCTCGCTGTCATGCCAGAACTGCCCGGACGTGGTCCAGGCGCTGAACCTGATGGCAGTGTTGAACCCGAACGTCCACCACGTCGCCATCGACGGTGCGTTGTTCCAGGCCGAAGTCGATGATCGTCAGGTCATGGCTGTGCCTAGCGTTTACCTGAACGGTGTGAACTTCGGCCAGGGCCGCATGGGCCTGGAAGAAATCCTCGCCAAGCTCGACACCAGCGGCATCGAGAAGCAAGCCGAGAAAATCAGCGCCAAAGACGCCTTTGACGTGCTGGTGGTCGGCGGTGGCCCAGCCGGTGCAGCCGCAGCAATCTACGCGGCGCGTAAGGGTATTCGTACCGGTGTGGCCGCTGAACGTTTTGGTGGCCAGGTACTCGACACCATGGCCATCGAGAACTTCATCTCGGTGCAGGAAACCGAAGGGCCAAAACTGGCCCGCGCCCTGGAAGAGCACGTCAAGCAGTACGACGTAGACATCATGAACCTGCAACGTGCCACCGCGCTGATCCCGGCCAAGAATGCCGGTGAGCTGCACGAAATCCGTTTTGAAAGCGGTGCGACCCTCAAGTCCAAAACCGTGATTTTGGCCACCGGTGCCCGCTGGCGTGAAATGGGTGTGCCGGGCGAGCAGGAATACAAGGCCAAGGGCGTGTGCTTCTGCCCGCACTGCGACGGTCCGCTGTTCAAGGGCAAGCGTGTGGCCGTGATCGGCGGCGGTAACTCCGGCGTTGAAGCGGCCATCGACCTGGCCGGTATTGTCAGCCACGTGACCTTGCTGGAATTTGACAGCAAACTGCGCGCCGACGCTGTGTTGCAGCGCAAGTTGTACAGCCTGCCCAACGTTGATGTGATCACCAGCGCGCTGACCAGCGAAGTCAAAGGTGATGGCCAGAAAGTCACCGGCCTTGCGTACAAGGACCGTGACAGTGGTGAGTTCAAGACCGTCGACCTTGAAGGTATCTTTGTTCAGATCGGTTTGCTGCCTAACACCGACTGGCTCAAAGGCACGATCGAGTTGTCGCCTCGTGGCGAGATCATTGTCGATGCGCGTGGTGAGACTTCATTGCCTGGCATCTTTGCTGCCGGCGACGTAACCACTGTGCCGTACAAGCAGATCGTGATTGCAGTGGGCGAGGGTGCCAAGGCTTCCCTGAGCGCTTTCGATCACCTGATCCGCAGTTAA
- the gloA gene encoding lactoylglutathione lyase: MSLHELNTFPGVTAQPDTATANFVFNHTMLRVKDITKSLDFYTRVLGFSLVEKRDFPEAEFSLYFLALVDKAQIPADAAARTQWMKSIPGILELTHNHGTENDADFAYHNGNTDPRGFGHICISVPDIVAACARFEALGCDFQKRLSDGRMKSLAFVKDPDAYWVEIIQPTPL, from the coding sequence ATGAGCCTGCACGAACTGAACACATTCCCCGGCGTCACTGCCCAACCTGACACCGCCACCGCGAACTTCGTGTTCAACCACACCATGCTGCGGGTCAAGGACATCACCAAGTCGCTGGATTTTTACACCCGCGTATTGGGTTTTTCCCTGGTTGAGAAACGCGACTTCCCGGAAGCCGAATTCAGCCTGTACTTCCTGGCTTTGGTCGACAAGGCCCAGATCCCGGCCGACGCCGCTGCACGCACCCAGTGGATGAAGTCGATTCCGGGCATCCTGGAACTGACCCACAACCACGGCACCGAAAACGACGCGGATTTCGCCTACCACAACGGCAATACCGACCCGCGTGGCTTTGGTCATATCTGCATCTCGGTGCCAGACATCGTCGCTGCCTGTGCGCGCTTTGAAGCGCTGGGCTGCGACTTCCAGAAGCGCCTGAGTGACGGGCGCATGAAAAGCCTGGCCTTTGTGAAAGACCCGGATGCGTACTGGGTCGAGATCATCCAGCCAACACCGCTGTAA